From Bifidobacterium longum subsp. longum JCM 1217, one genomic window encodes:
- a CDS encoding ATP-dependent helicase yields MEQAQGILEGLDERQRTAATTLQGPVRIIAGAGAGKTRTVTRRIAYACATGAWKPERVLAVTFSVKAAAEMRARLGQLGVGGGTGRSGLGAGTAGVTAATFHSAALHQLNSVWADICEAPFPHVIEDQRDVVSRAIIRATARTDADPLTVRDVLAEINWAKISLVAVEDYARACAIAHRQPPAGLDTARFADVYSAYEQEKTSRGEIDFDDILLLVCHIMDGFPEAAAQIRSTIGWLTVDEYQDVSPLQHRLLTLWLGGGGPDGKSAMNRNVCVVGDPAQTIYSFAGASSWDLLRFADEFGPLAADVNLNTDYRSTPEVVNLANRVLAAAPNREDYLKLVSARESGPRVTRTAYESDMEEAQGVAARIARLVANGAKPSDCAILTRINAQQPVFGAALRAARLKYRVRKDSGWQSSALADDAASKRALLEAMGLDATGLAANDDLGVTISTIHASKGLEFKHVFLIGCSEGLLPYGSPETGDALEEERRLMYVGITRAEDSLHLSYARTKDGYGVQRRRPSRFL; encoded by the coding sequence ATGGAACAGGCGCAGGGGATTCTTGAGGGGCTCGATGAGCGGCAGCGTACCGCCGCGACTACGTTGCAAGGGCCGGTGCGCATTATCGCCGGCGCAGGTGCCGGTAAAACACGCACGGTCACGCGGCGAATCGCCTATGCCTGCGCCACCGGGGCATGGAAGCCGGAGCGGGTGCTTGCCGTCACCTTTTCGGTAAAAGCGGCGGCGGAAATGCGCGCACGATTGGGCCAGCTCGGCGTAGGGGGAGGTACTGGACGTTCCGGTTTGGGTGCGGGAACTGCCGGAGTCACGGCCGCGACCTTCCACTCAGCGGCATTGCATCAGCTCAACAGCGTCTGGGCAGACATATGCGAGGCTCCATTTCCGCATGTGATCGAAGATCAGCGTGACGTCGTCTCCCGCGCGATCATCCGCGCCACCGCACGTACCGATGCCGATCCGCTGACCGTTCGCGATGTGCTCGCCGAAATCAATTGGGCCAAAATCTCGTTGGTGGCGGTGGAAGATTATGCCCGGGCATGTGCCATCGCCCATAGGCAGCCGCCCGCCGGACTCGACACCGCTCGGTTCGCCGACGTCTACAGCGCCTACGAGCAGGAAAAGACCTCGCGTGGCGAAATCGATTTTGACGATATTCTGCTGCTCGTATGCCATATCATGGATGGTTTTCCCGAAGCCGCCGCCCAAATTCGTTCCACCATCGGCTGGCTCACCGTCGACGAGTATCAGGACGTCTCGCCCCTGCAACACAGGCTGCTGACCCTGTGGCTGGGCGGGGGAGGACCTGACGGCAAGAGCGCAATGAACCGCAACGTATGCGTCGTGGGCGATCCGGCCCAGACCATCTACTCGTTTGCCGGTGCCTCCAGCTGGGATCTGCTGCGTTTCGCCGATGAATTCGGGCCGCTCGCCGCCGATGTCAATCTCAACACCGACTATCGTTCGACGCCGGAAGTCGTGAACCTCGCCAACCGGGTGCTTGCGGCCGCGCCGAACCGTGAGGATTACCTGAAACTGGTTTCCGCCCGTGAATCCGGCCCGCGCGTTACCCGAACCGCTTATGAGAGCGATATGGAAGAGGCACAGGGCGTGGCGGCACGCATAGCCCGGTTGGTTGCCAACGGGGCCAAGCCGTCCGATTGCGCGATCCTCACCCGCATCAACGCCCAACAGCCGGTATTCGGTGCCGCCTTGCGCGCTGCGAGACTGAAATATCGCGTCCGCAAGGATTCGGGATGGCAATCATCCGCGCTCGCCGACGATGCCGCGTCCAAACGCGCACTATTGGAGGCGATGGGTTTGGACGCCACCGGACTTGCCGCAAACGACGATCTCGGGGTTACGATTTCCACGATCCACGCATCCAAGGGTCTGGAATTCAAGCACGTGTTTCTGATCGGCTGTTCGGAAGGGCTCTTGCCGTATGGTTCGCCGGAAACGGGGGATGCGCTGGAAGAGGAACGCCGGCTTATGTATGTGGGCATCACCCGAGCTGAGGATTCGCTGCATTTGTCGTATGCACGGACCAAGGATGGTTATGGAGTGCAGCGCAGACGCCCATCACGATTTTTGTGA
- a CDS encoding patatin family protein → MTKTAMIDVGGGFRAIFGCGVMDRMLEDGIDVDMCYGVSAGAANMTSFIARQHGRNHTFYTKYAFRKEYASAESFFKNHNFANLDYIYGTLSNHDGENPLDFAAFEANETGFTVVACNAEDGSTKYFDKSRVRFDDFDIIKASSAVPVACEPYVVDGVPYFDGGIADPVPVQKALEDGYDRVILILSRLRDEVRKQQKDLAPARILERSHPAAAEKLRMRYKTYNDELELAKHYEAEGRVLILAPEDLYGLNTLKKNFEGLEMMYRKGYAAAEAIPAFLQA, encoded by the coding sequence ATGACAAAGACGGCGATGATTGATGTCGGCGGCGGGTTCCGCGCGATTTTCGGCTGTGGTGTTATGGACCGCATGCTGGAGGACGGCATCGACGTGGATATGTGCTACGGCGTTTCCGCCGGCGCGGCCAATATGACCTCATTCATCGCACGCCAGCACGGCCGCAACCACACCTTCTACACCAAGTACGCCTTCCGCAAGGAGTACGCGAGTGCGGAAAGCTTCTTCAAGAACCACAACTTTGCCAACCTCGACTACATCTACGGCACGCTGAGCAATCACGATGGCGAGAATCCGTTGGATTTCGCGGCGTTCGAGGCCAATGAGACCGGGTTCACCGTGGTGGCCTGCAATGCCGAGGACGGCTCGACCAAGTACTTCGACAAATCGCGCGTGCGTTTTGATGATTTCGACATCATCAAGGCTTCGTCCGCCGTGCCGGTGGCCTGCGAGCCGTATGTGGTGGATGGTGTGCCGTATTTCGATGGCGGCATCGCCGATCCGGTGCCGGTGCAGAAGGCGCTGGAGGACGGCTACGATCGCGTGATTCTGATTCTGTCTCGCTTGCGTGACGAAGTGCGCAAGCAGCAGAAGGATTTGGCTCCGGCCCGCATCCTCGAACGCTCCCACCCCGCCGCGGCCGAGAAGCTGCGCATGCGCTACAAGACCTACAACGACGAACTCGAACTCGCCAAGCATTACGAGGCAGAAGGCCGCGTGCTGATTCTCGCCCCGGAAGACCTCTATGGCCTCAACACCCTAAAAAAGAACTTCGAGGGTCTGGAAATGATGTATCGCAAGGGATACGCGGCGGCCGAGGCCATTCCGGCATTCCTTCAGGCATAG
- a CDS encoding PLP-dependent transferase produces MDVDFRTQAIHAGYEPLDNGRAAVPPIYASAAFDLGDAARGDALAGGDIDGFEYSRVANPTVDALEKRLAALEDGIGAVAVGSGMAAAY; encoded by the coding sequence ATGGACGTTGATTTCCGAACGCAAGCCATCCACGCCGGCTACGAGCCGCTGGATAACGGCCGTGCCGCTGTGCCGCCAATCTATGCCTCGGCCGCATTCGACCTGGGTGACGCGGCGCGCGGCGATGCGCTCGCGGGCGGTGACATCGACGGCTTCGAGTACTCCCGTGTGGCCAATCCCACTGTCGATGCACTGGAAAAGCGGCTTGCCGCGCTGGAGGACGGTATCGGCGCCGTGGCTGTCGGCTCAGGCATGGCCGCAGCATACTGA
- the dapF gene encoding diaminopimelate epimerase, whose translation MSLPQRVTKTHATGNDFVVYLDKSGKFEPTADEVRFLCDRHFGIGGDGLIRLTRPDFVSDLSDDQLSDVLAGGAKWFMDYRNADGSLAEMCGNGTRAITLFAQREGVADSTEPFRLGTRAGVKILTPRGNMRPYGANVFQVEMGEWKIGETDAYEVTIPGTEGSARGTFVDMGNPHVVAVIEDAFASLPVVESLDLVTKPVVAPVIESDQNVEFVRVDDIDQSTGVGEATMRVNERGCGETLSCGTGLCATGIVLRAKTGISHWDITVRGGTLRVDVTDSDVKLTGAATLVADIDLL comes from the coding sequence ATGAGTCTTCCGCAACGAGTAACCAAGACACACGCAACCGGCAATGATTTCGTGGTATACCTCGACAAGTCCGGCAAATTCGAGCCTACCGCCGATGAGGTCCGATTCCTGTGCGACCGTCACTTCGGCATTGGCGGTGACGGCCTGATTCGCCTGACACGGCCTGATTTCGTGTCTGATTTAAGCGATGATCAGCTTTCGGACGTACTGGCCGGGGGCGCGAAATGGTTCATGGACTATCGCAATGCGGATGGATCGTTGGCGGAGATGTGCGGCAACGGTACACGCGCCATCACCTTGTTCGCTCAGCGTGAGGGGGTGGCCGACTCCACCGAGCCGTTCCGCCTCGGCACCCGTGCCGGCGTCAAGATTCTGACGCCACGCGGCAATATGAGGCCGTACGGAGCCAACGTGTTCCAGGTCGAAATGGGGGAGTGGAAGATCGGCGAAACCGACGCCTACGAGGTCACCATCCCCGGCACTGAGGGCTCGGCGCGCGGTACGTTTGTGGATATGGGCAACCCGCATGTGGTCGCGGTGATCGAGGATGCCTTCGCGTCCCTGCCAGTGGTTGAATCACTGGATTTGGTCACCAAACCAGTGGTGGCTCCGGTCATCGAATCCGACCAGAACGTGGAATTCGTGCGGGTCGACGACATCGATCAGAGCACCGGCGTGGGTGAAGCCACGATGCGCGTCAACGAACGTGGCTGCGGCGAAACCCTGTCCTGCGGCACCGGCCTGTGCGCCACAGGCATTGTGCTGCGGGCCAAGACCGGCATCAGCCACTGGGACATCACCGTACGTGGCGGCACCCTGCGCGTGGACGTCACCGACAGCGACGTAAAGCTGACCGGAGCAGCCACGCTGGTCGCCGATATCGATTTGTTGTAA
- the murI gene encoding glutamate racemase: MSSSAPIGVFDSGLGGISVARQIAKDMPAEHVLYFGDSANAPYGIKTPEQVRALSFDIVERFVRQGVKAVVIACNTATSAAVNDLREHYDIPIIGMEPALKVACDRGDVPSDPHHIPQRVIVAATPLTLRERKFAKLMDRFDSNNTIFKEPCPDLVEIVESGRLGDHDLVMRTLHGYFDQYDMEHIDSVVLGCTHFVFYRDYFRELLPERAAVIDGNEGTVRHLGVVLESLGKLAPEDATGGVELANSDPSERIAELSRKLLNV, translated from the coding sequence ATGAGCTCTTCGGCTCCAATCGGCGTATTCGATTCGGGTCTTGGCGGTATTTCCGTGGCTCGCCAAATCGCCAAGGATATGCCGGCCGAGCATGTGCTGTATTTTGGTGATTCGGCCAACGCACCGTACGGCATCAAGACGCCTGAACAAGTGAGGGCCCTGAGTTTCGATATTGTCGAACGGTTCGTGCGTCAAGGCGTCAAGGCCGTGGTCATCGCATGCAACACCGCCACTTCCGCCGCGGTGAACGATTTGCGCGAACACTACGATATTCCGATCATCGGCATGGAGCCGGCCCTGAAAGTGGCGTGCGACCGTGGTGACGTGCCTTCCGACCCGCATCATATTCCCCAGAGGGTGATTGTGGCGGCCACTCCCCTGACCTTGCGTGAGCGGAAGTTCGCCAAACTGATGGATCGATTCGATTCCAACAACACGATTTTCAAGGAGCCTTGCCCCGACTTGGTGGAGATCGTGGAATCCGGGCGGCTCGGCGACCATGACCTGGTGATGCGCACGCTGCACGGCTACTTCGACCAGTACGACATGGAGCATATCGACTCGGTGGTGCTGGGCTGCACGCATTTCGTGTTCTACCGCGACTACTTCCGCGAGCTGCTGCCCGAACGGGCTGCTGTCATCGACGGCAATGAGGGTACCGTGCGCCATCTGGGCGTGGTGTTGGAGTCCCTGGGCAAACTGGCACCCGAAGACGCGACCGGCGGCGTGGAGCTCGCCAATTCCGATCCGTCCGAACGGATTGCCGAGTTGTCACGCAAATTGCTGAACGTATGA
- a CDS encoding helix-turn-helix domain-containing protein, which produces MESTNLDDVIGIHERGNHTCPVARNIHDVLKDAYAPVAKAMSDSMREVTLANMLADYRNRIGVKARQLEQ; this is translated from the coding sequence GTGGAATCCACGAACCTCGATGATGTGATCGGCATCCACGAGAGAGGAAATCACACATGCCCCGTGGCTCGGAATATCCACGACGTTCTCAAAGATGCGTATGCTCCAGTGGCCAAAGCCATGTCGGATTCCATGAGGGAAGTTACGCTTGCCAATATGCTTGCCGACTACCGAAATCGCATTGGGGTCAAAGCCCGGCAACTGGAACAGTAG
- a CDS encoding NIL domain-containing protein, whose amino-acid sequence MRLSEGQRLVRMQYVSKEVSEALVSQITKGFGIDVNIIFGDIDIVADTPIGGIVAIFDGEPVRIDAALNYLRQRNIAAEVLKEGWAAWCVPAFGGYSIAIAYKRALTIAIPMCRCRVP is encoded by the coding sequence ATGAGATTGTCTGAAGGTCAACGATTGGTCCGGATGCAATATGTGTCCAAGGAAGTTTCTGAAGCGTTGGTGTCGCAAATTACTAAAGGGTTCGGCATCGATGTCAACATAATCTTTGGAGATATCGACATCGTCGCGGATACCCCGATAGGGGGCATCGTGGCCATTTTCGATGGTGAACCGGTACGGATTGACGCGGCTTTGAATTATTTGAGGCAGCGTAATATTGCGGCCGAGGTGCTGAAAGAGGGCTGGGCAGCTTGGTGTGTTCCGGCATTCGGCGGATATTCTATAGCCATTGCTTATAAGCGCGCATTGACAATTGCGATACCGATGTGCCGGTGTCGCGTACCATGA
- a CDS encoding DUF3107 domain-containing protein produces MDIELGIQNVARPVNFSTDESADNVSQAIAQAVADNATIDLTDDKGRRIIVPAKALGYAIIGSETKHAVGFGTL; encoded by the coding sequence ATGGATATCGAACTGGGCATTCAGAACGTGGCACGACCGGTGAACTTCAGCACCGACGAATCAGCCGACAATGTGAGCCAGGCCATCGCGCAGGCCGTGGCCGACAACGCGACGATCGATCTGACCGATGACAAGGGCCGTCGCATCATCGTGCCCGCCAAGGCACTCGGTTACGCGATCATCGGCTCCGAAACCAAGCACGCCGTCGGCTTCGGCACGCTGTGA
- a CDS encoding phosphotransferase produces the protein MKRSDYMLAALASAVLPNLGVAGVRENVQASATDEAKGIDQTVIQDASGKLYDVYATNTKEGRTRLIRRVKAAQTLAAAREPGGLGFDMDRVVAFAPGDVSRPGQTATAQAVGQQTQAESTPLTPRKPGPTGETTVMIAVHRDGQARPLDLLTLDDCAAVGTAIGAIHRLPSTFLANAKYPVVTTGQIRSQLTAWIRRLRSAGHVPQEITDSWARIMDTEGLWSFSTCTVHGGFSDGDFLFSGSTITTVTNWQDMQVNDPARDLAWIFGKLDESHRNAVLSAYGRMMGSRLDDLIMLRANLWLQMEQVGEFIQALNRADNDHIMQFKAQVERLAHQLGVIKHTPAPAPAAGSAAASSTKPGLPSTITVGTLLQDDRHQAPAQPQQSDTGTAAAEVSDDTPDPDRTGSADIVAAGDVDLTPEVEPDADRTANHPQTNVSGIATGTGSTKPQPSHGASHSSVTITLKELLSMNGHSGTTSTDASPASQSAAPTDDAVNDDTPDSLVQYGASSAQTTVIPLLEREERALRDARAGLDGYDSEGNPLAESSTSSK, from the coding sequence ATGAAACGTAGCGATTATATGTTGGCGGCACTCGCCTCAGCCGTCCTGCCGAATCTGGGGGTGGCCGGCGTACGCGAGAACGTGCAGGCCAGCGCAACCGACGAGGCCAAAGGCATCGATCAGACCGTGATCCAAGATGCCTCAGGCAAGTTGTACGACGTATACGCCACTAATACCAAGGAAGGGCGTACGCGTCTGATTCGCCGTGTGAAAGCGGCGCAGACACTGGCAGCCGCGCGCGAGCCTGGTGGCCTCGGCTTCGATATGGACCGTGTGGTCGCGTTCGCCCCGGGAGACGTTTCCCGACCCGGCCAGACGGCCACCGCACAGGCCGTGGGGCAGCAGACCCAGGCGGAGTCCACACCGCTGACCCCGCGCAAGCCCGGTCCCACAGGCGAGACGACCGTGATGATTGCCGTCCACCGTGATGGCCAGGCGCGGCCTCTCGACCTGTTGACATTGGATGACTGCGCGGCCGTCGGCACCGCCATCGGAGCCATTCATCGCCTGCCTTCGACTTTTCTGGCCAATGCCAAATATCCGGTAGTTACCACCGGTCAGATTCGTTCGCAGCTGACCGCCTGGATTCGCCGCTTACGCTCCGCCGGCCATGTTCCCCAAGAAATCACCGACAGCTGGGCGCGCATCATGGACACCGAGGGATTGTGGTCGTTCTCCACCTGCACGGTTCACGGCGGATTTTCCGACGGCGACTTCCTGTTCTCCGGTTCCACCATCACCACGGTGACCAACTGGCAGGATATGCAGGTCAACGATCCGGCACGAGACCTTGCCTGGATTTTCGGCAAGCTCGACGAATCCCATCGCAACGCCGTGCTTTCCGCATACGGCCGCATGATGGGCTCTCGACTTGACGATCTCATCATGCTCAGGGCCAACCTGTGGCTGCAGATGGAACAGGTGGGCGAATTCATTCAGGCGTTGAACCGTGCGGACAACGATCACATCATGCAGTTCAAGGCACAGGTCGAACGACTCGCACACCAGTTGGGCGTGATCAAGCACACTCCGGCACCGGCCCCAGCCGCAGGGTCGGCCGCCGCCTCGTCAACGAAGCCCGGTTTGCCTTCCACAATCACCGTCGGCACATTGTTGCAGGACGACCGTCATCAGGCACCCGCACAACCGCAGCAGTCCGACACCGGTACCGCGGCGGCCGAGGTCTCGGACGACACGCCCGATCCCGATCGCACCGGTTCCGCTGACATCGTGGCCGCTGGCGACGTGGATCTTACCCCGGAAGTCGAACCCGATGCTGACCGGACCGCCAATCACCCGCAAACGAATGTCTCCGGCATCGCAACCGGTACGGGATCGACCAAACCGCAGCCCTCACATGGCGCTTCCCATTCTTCGGTGACGATCACGCTGAAGGAGCTCCTCAGTATGAACGGGCATAGCGGCACGACGTCAACCGACGCTTCCCCTGCGTCTCAATCCGCCGCCCCGACCGACGATGCGGTGAATGACGATACTCCGGACAGTCTCGTTCAGTACGGAGCCTCGAGTGCCCAAACCACGGTGATTCCGCTGTTGGAGCGGGAAGAACGCGCTCTGCGCGATGCCCGTGCCGGGTTGGACGGGTATGACAGCGAGGGCAATCCGCTGGCCGAATCGTCCACATCATCCAAATAA
- a CDS encoding SPFH domain-containing protein, whose translation MAVFFAGPLIIIVLLIVLLSAALFVVPQQQAYIIERFGKFLKVQFAGIHIRIPFVDRIAMKTNMRVNQLNVQLETKTLDNVFVTVVASTQFRVNPNDVATAYYELRDPAGQLRSYMEDALRSAIPALSLDDAFARKDDVAFDVQKTVGAEMSRFGFTVVKTLITAIDPSPQVKNAMDSINAAQREKEATRQRAEAQRIQIETQAAADAEKTRLQGEGQANYRREIANGIVDQIKSLQAVGMNINDVNNVVLFNQYLDVMRSLSESNNTKTVVLPASTPGGYQDLYEQVTKAMLTASETK comes from the coding sequence ATGGCCGTATTCTTTGCTGGTCCGCTGATTATCATCGTGCTACTCATCGTGCTGCTGAGTGCCGCACTCTTCGTCGTGCCGCAGCAGCAGGCCTACATCATTGAGCGATTCGGCAAGTTCCTTAAGGTCCAGTTCGCCGGCATCCATATCCGCATCCCGTTCGTGGACCGCATCGCCATGAAAACCAACATGCGTGTCAACCAGCTTAACGTGCAGCTGGAAACCAAGACTCTTGACAATGTGTTCGTCACCGTGGTGGCCTCCACCCAGTTCCGCGTGAACCCGAACGATGTGGCCACCGCCTACTACGAGCTGCGTGACCCGGCCGGTCAGCTGCGCTCCTACATGGAGGACGCGCTGCGTTCCGCTATCCCCGCACTGTCTTTGGATGATGCCTTTGCTCGCAAGGACGATGTGGCGTTCGACGTGCAGAAGACCGTGGGCGCCGAAATGAGCCGTTTCGGCTTCACCGTGGTCAAGACGCTGATCACCGCCATCGACCCGAGCCCACAGGTCAAGAACGCGATGGACTCCATCAATGCCGCCCAGCGTGAAAAGGAAGCCACCCGTCAGCGTGCCGAGGCCCAGCGTATCCAGATCGAGACCCAAGCCGCCGCCGATGCGGAGAAGACTCGCTTGCAGGGTGAGGGCCAGGCCAATTACCGCCGCGAGATCGCCAACGGTATCGTCGACCAGATCAAGAGTCTGCAGGCTGTGGGCATGAACATCAACGACGTGAACAACGTGGTGCTGTTCAACCAGTACCTCGACGTGATGCGCTCGCTGTCCGAATCGAACAACACCAAGACCGTGGTGCTGCCCGCCTCCACGCCCGGCGGTTATCAGGATCTCTACGAGCAGGTCACCAAGGCCATGCTCACCGCTTCCGAGACGAAGTAA
- a CDS encoding vitamin K epoxide reductase family protein — MTRNTATDTSSSTTNTTPLGLAEARPLIGWRHSATWTYLIMLIASAVALGASLILSAETLQLARHPESALGCDLNSVVSCSAVAQSWQAEIAKFGGLSYPNAFFGIAAESVFITIAVIGLARVKVPRWFATCTWLGGLAALAYSYWLSTQSLFVIHALCPWCLTLMFSTTIQFMALSHATVAVQGLPSRKAVAADDSDGEAEVAAVPAGLNKYYRLNIDLMVDILWIVAIVVLIIVTEGAALFAA; from the coding sequence ATGACTCGTAACACCGCAACCGACACATCATCCAGCACCACGAACACCACGCCGCTTGGCTTGGCGGAGGCACGACCGTTGATTGGATGGCGCCACAGTGCCACTTGGACATATCTCATCATGCTGATTGCCTCGGCAGTGGCGTTGGGGGCCTCGCTCATTCTGTCCGCTGAGACTTTGCAATTGGCTCGGCATCCGGAGTCCGCACTCGGCTGCGATCTGAACTCGGTGGTGTCCTGTTCGGCGGTGGCCCAGTCCTGGCAAGCGGAAATCGCGAAGTTCGGCGGGCTGAGCTATCCGAACGCGTTCTTCGGCATCGCCGCCGAATCGGTGTTCATTACCATCGCGGTGATCGGTTTGGCGCGTGTGAAGGTGCCGCGTTGGTTCGCGACCTGCACGTGGCTGGGCGGACTGGCCGCTTTGGCTTACTCGTACTGGCTGAGCACGCAGTCGCTGTTCGTGATTCACGCGCTGTGCCCGTGGTGCCTGACCCTGATGTTCTCCACCACCATCCAGTTCATGGCGTTGAGCCATGCGACCGTGGCCGTGCAGGGATTGCCGTCGCGTAAGGCTGTGGCGGCTGATGATAGCGACGGTGAGGCTGAGGTCGCGGCGGTGCCGGCCGGACTCAATAAGTATTACCGCCTCAACATCGACCTCATGGTCGACATACTGTGGATCGTGGCGATCGTGGTACTCATCATCGTCACCGAAGGCGCGGCCCTGTTCGCTGCCTGA
- a CDS encoding mycoredoxin — MTIDVYGATWCGDCRQAKNTLDKLGAAYTWHNIEEEEGAADRAVAISGQMHIPVVRYDDGSFQVEPSAVDIRNKLQELGLLAD, encoded by the coding sequence ATGACCATCGACGTCTACGGTGCCACATGGTGCGGCGACTGCCGCCAGGCAAAGAACACTCTCGACAAACTGGGCGCGGCATACACTTGGCACAACATCGAGGAAGAGGAAGGTGCCGCCGACCGTGCCGTGGCGATCAGCGGCCAGATGCACATTCCGGTGGTGCGGTACGATGACGGCTCGTTCCAAGTGGAACCCTCTGCAGTGGATATCAGGAACAAGCTGCAGGAGCTGGGGCTGCTGGCTGACTAG
- a CDS encoding PHP domain-containing protein, with product MEGMTGYVMPLEPPAVGWDIHCHTAFSDGTETPATLAEQSKALGLKGVAISDHDTTAGWPEAEAAAHRVGLPLLRGTEITATDENVSVHMLGYQYDPTNQHIADLFANTRAARLQRTQRMVELLSRDYPITWQSVLAQVKEGSKTTIGRPHIADALVSAGVYRTRSEAFADAVSASSKYYIPTPSPTSHEVVAAVKGAGGVILIAHAGDVSRNRRLLSDDQIEALISEGLDGLEVWHRGNSPEQRERLLTICRRHQLLVTGGSDWHGKGKPNKLGENLTDEATVEEIVHRGVLPLYR from the coding sequence ATGGAAGGTATGACTGGATATGTGATGCCTTTGGAACCGCCCGCCGTCGGGTGGGACATCCACTGCCATACCGCCTTCTCGGATGGCACGGAAACGCCGGCCACGTTGGCCGAACAATCCAAGGCATTGGGACTCAAGGGCGTGGCCATTTCCGATCATGACACCACCGCCGGCTGGCCGGAGGCCGAAGCCGCGGCTCATAGGGTCGGTTTGCCGTTGCTCCGCGGCACCGAGATCACCGCCACGGATGAGAACGTCTCCGTGCACATGCTCGGCTACCAGTATGATCCCACGAATCAGCACATCGCGGACTTGTTCGCCAATACTCGAGCCGCACGGTTGCAACGCACGCAGCGCATGGTCGAATTGTTGTCTCGTGATTATCCGATTACCTGGCAATCCGTGCTCGCCCAAGTCAAGGAGGGTAGCAAAACCACCATTGGCCGGCCTCACATCGCTGATGCTTTGGTGAGTGCCGGCGTATATCGGACTCGTTCGGAAGCGTTTGCGGATGCGGTCAGCGCCTCATCCAAATACTATATTCCCACGCCTTCGCCGACCTCTCATGAAGTGGTGGCCGCCGTCAAGGGAGCGGGCGGTGTGATTCTGATCGCCCATGCCGGTGATGTGAGCCGTAACCGCAGACTGTTGTCCGATGACCAGATCGAGGCATTGATCAGCGAAGGACTGGACGGGCTGGAGGTATGGCACCGTGGCAATTCACCGGAGCAACGAGAACGGCTGCTCACCATCTGCCGCCGGCACCAGCTGCTGGTCACCGGTGGGTCTGACTGGCATGGCAAAGGCAAACCGAACAAACTGGGGGAGAACCTCACCGACGAGGCCACTGTCGAAGAGATCGTTCATCGCGGCGTGCTTCCGCTATATCGGTGA